The sequence CGCCGACTGATGGATTGTCTACGCGCTATCAACGAAATGGTGTTTGCGATGCTGTTTGTAGTGGTCGTTGGGCTGGGACCGTTTGCTGGTGTGATGGCACTGTTTATTCACACTACCGGTGTGCTTGCCAAACTGTTTGCTGAGGCCATTGAAGCGATTGAACCCGGCCCGATGGAAGGCGTGAAAGCGACAGGCGCAAACCCATTTGAGGTAATTCTATACGGTGTAATTCCACAAGTGATGCCACTTTGGATTTCATATTCGCTGTACCGCTTAGAGTCGAATATTCGCTCGGCAACGGTTGTAGGTATGGTTGGCGCGGGCGGCATTGGTGTGCTGCTTTGGCAATCTATCTCAGGTTTCCAGCTACAACAAACCGCAGCAATCATGTCGATCGTTATCGTGACGGTGAGCGTTATCGACTTCGTTTCTCAAATCATCCGTAAGAAGTTTATCTAGGCATCTTAGATGTCTATTTGTCTGAACTTATCTAGATAAGTAATTCAATTATAGGGAAGGAACATCTTATGCCGGTTTACTTAGATATTGCTTCACAGCTTGAACAGGAAGTGAAAGACCGCTTTGTTCCAGGTGATTACTTACCACCGGAATCCAAATTAGCTGAGCGCTTTGCCGTGAATCGTCACACGCTTCGTCGCGCTGTCGATGAACTCGTATCAACAGGGCTTATTCAACGTCATCAAGGCAAAGGCAATATGGTAATTCGTGAGCCAAGTGAGTATCGACTTCATTCGGGGGCGCATTTCACCAAGAACCTGATTGAACAAGGTGCGATGCCAAGGTGTGAGGTGCTTCAGTCTCGCCTTATCAATGTATCCCCCAAGATTGCGGGCTACTTGAAGATTGAAGAGGGGAGCAAGGTTATTCACATCCGTACCCTGCGAAAAACCGGAGAGACACCGAGAACCATCATCGACCACTACCTAGCGAATCTGGCGTGGTGGCCGATTCTCAAGAATTTCACTAACGGTTCTTTGCACCAGTTTATTCAGCGTGGTTTGGATACTGATTTAGAGCGAAAGGAAACGCGTGTGGGGGCAAAAATCCCAACCAATGAAGAGTGTCGTTTATTGCAAATCAGCACCAGCACACCGCTACTCAAAATTAAAACCACCAACGTAATCAAAGGTACGCAAGTGATAGCGGAATTTTCAAGTTCCAACACCCGTGCCGACGCAACCGAAATTGTAATGGAGCACTAAATGACAGCTTTGAAAGAGCGACAAAAGTGGATGTCAGTACTCGCGCAGAGCCAGTTTTCAGAACTAAAAACGCGCTGGGAAGCATTAGGGCTAGAAGCGGAATACGCCATGGTTCGTCAGCCAGAGATTGGTTTAGCACAAGTGCGAGCTCGTATGGGCTCAACTGGCCGTCAGTTCAACATGGGTGATGTCACCGTTACGCGCGCCGTGGTCAAGCTAGCAAGTGGAGAACTTGGTTACAGCTATCTACAGGGGCGAAGTAAGCCTCATGCAGAACTAGCAGCAGTTGTCGATGCCTTGATGCAAAACGGGCAACAAGCCGAGGTGATCAAGGCGCAAGTTATTGAGCCGTTGGCTGCAATGAAACACGAACGAGACAGTGAACGTGGCCAAGAAGTGGCTTCAAGCAAAGTGGACTTTTTTACCATGGTTCGCGGAGAAGACTAGGTTCGCGGAGAAGACTGGCTTAGTGAAGAAAAGCTTCGCGGCGAAGCTTATTTTGTAAAGAAGAACAGCTTCGCAGACAAGCCCAAGAACCACATGTCATTCAAGAACAAGATTAACGAACTAAACAGGTTAGAACGAATTCAATGAGTATGATTTCTCCTGCATTTCAAGATGCAGTTCATGACAGCCAGCAGTGCTTTCGATTACTGCTGAAGGCGATGTCGGAACCCGGCACCGTAGTAACGCTAAACCGTTGTGAAGGCTTTGGTTCCATGATGAGTGCAGCTGCCCAAACGCTGCTTTCAATGGCCGACAATGCGACGCCAATTTGGCTATCCGCGACATTAAAGGCCGACCACACCGTCACTGAAAACATTAAGTTTCATGTTGGCGCGCCGATTGTAGAACAGCTTCAACAGGCCAGTTTTGCTGTGATATCAGAGCAAGATTTACTGGAGATTGATTGGTCAGAACTGACATTTAATCTCGGCAACGAAGAGTATCCAGATACTTCAACAACGATTGTAATTGAAGTGGATAGCTTAACGTCAGGTACTGAGCTGTCACTGAGTGGTCCAGGAATCCAAAGTGAAAAAATAGGTTCATTCACCGGATTACCTGCGGGCTTTATTGCTTACCTTAAAGAACGTCAATCCTTGGTGAAGTTCCCATTAGGTGTTGATTTTATCTTTGCCGCAGAGCAGCAAGTGCTGTGTCTGCCTCGTACAACCAAAGTGGAGGCGACATCATGTACGTTGCTGTAAAGGGTGGAGAAAAGGCCATTAGCTTGGCGCACCAACTGCAAGCCAAGAAGCGTCGCGGTAATCCAGAGCTTCCAGAGCTGACTGTAGAGCAGATTCAAGAGCAGTTGTCGGGGTCGGTGGACCGAGTGATGACGGAAGGTGGTATTTATGACAAACAACTTGCGGCATTGGCAATCAAACAAGCGGCTGGCGATTTAGTCGAAGCTATTTTCTTGTTACGCGCTTACCGCACCACGTTGCCTCGCTTGATCACAGCGCAACCTATCGACACGAGTGCAATGCGAATCGAGCGTCGTATTTCTGCAACTTATAAAGATTTGCCGGGAGGACAGATTTTAGGTCCAACCTATGATTACACGCATCGCCTGTTGGATTTCAGCCTACTTGCTGAAGGCGAAGCACCGCAGATCCCAACTCAAGATGTGGTTGACTCTGAACCTTGCCCACAGGTATTAGGCATTCTTGAAAACCTCGACATGATGTTGACCGAAGAAGATGACCAGCAAGTACCAGAAGACATCACCATGAATCCGGTGAACTACCCGTGTAACCGTAGTGCACGCCTACAAAACTTGGTGCGCGGCGATGAAGGTTTCTTATTGGCATTGAGCTATTCAACCCAACGTGGCTATGGTCGTAACCACCCATTCGCAGGCGAGATTCGTACCGGATTTTCAACGCTATCTATTGAACCTGAAGAGCTAGGTTTTAGCATCGACATTGGTGAAATAGAGCTGACAGAGTGTCAGATGATCAATGGCTTTGTTGGTAATAAACAACAGAAAGCCAAGTTGACTCGCGGCTACGGTTTAACGTTTGGTGCGACTGAGCGTAAAGCGATGTCGATGGCCTTGGTTGACCGTTCTTTGCAAGCTGCAGAATACGATGAGCCAGTGGATGGTCCAGCTCAAGATGAAGAGTTTGTGCTTTCTCACTCAGACAATGTCGAAGCCGCTGGCTTTGTGTCTCACCTAAAACTTCCTCACTACGTCGATTTCCAAGCGGAACTAGAGCTGCTTAGAAAAATGCATAAAGAGCACGATGAATTGATGGCTCAGCCAGGTAATGACGAACAAGGTAATGGCGAACACGGAGGTCAGTCATGAACACAGCAACACTTAATGCACCGATACTTAACTCTTCAACGACGTTAAATACCGAAGATAAAGCATCTCAAAGCCCGGTCGGGGCTACGGGTTACAACTATGGCTACCTTGACGAGCAAACCAAGCGAATGATTCGCCGTGCGTTGCTTAAAGCGGTGTCTATTCCGGGTTACCAAGTGCCTTTTGGTGGTCGTGAAATGCCAATGCCTTACGGATGGGGAACTGGTGGCGTGCAGATCACCGCTGCGATTATCGGTCAACCAGACACGCTAAAAGTTATCGACCAAGGTGCAGATGACACCACCAATGCGGTGTCGATTCGTGAGTTCTTTAAATCTATCGCCAGTGCACAAACGACTGAAAAAACCACAGAAGCGAGCATCATCCAGACTCGTCACCGTATCCCAGAAGTCGATCTTCAAGAAGATCAGATCTTGGTGTATCAGGTGCCGATCCCTGAGCCGCTGCGCTTTATTGAGCCACGTGAAACCGAGACTCGCAAAATGCATGCGCTGCAAGAATACGGAATCATGCATGTAAAATTGTATGAAGACATCGCACGTTTTGGCCATATCTCAACGGCTTACGCTTACCCAGTGCGAGTCAATGACCGCTACATCATGGACCCATCGCCAATTCCTAAGTTCGACAACCCGAAAATGGACAACATGGCCGCACTGCAACTGTTTGGTGCGGGTCGCGAGAAGCGCATCTATGCTGTTCCTCCTTACACCAAGGTTCAGAGTTTAGATTTCGAAGATCACCCGTTTGAGATTCAGAAGTGGGACGAGCCGTGTGCAATTTGTGGTTCGAAGGATACCTTCCTTGATGAGGTCGTTATGGATGACCAAGGCTCACATATGTTTGTTTGCTCAGATACGGATTACTGCCGTGAGCAACAAGAAAGCAGCCAACAACTTGATGGAATTGTTAAAGAGGAGAGTAACGCATGAACGCTGTGACGAACATGAAACACGAATGGAATCAGTCAGAGCAACCTCTGTTGTCTGTCTCTAATCTCACGAAGTTGTATGCGCCAGGTAAGGGTTTTCAGAATGTATCTTTCGATCTCTATCCCGGTGAAGTGTTGGGAATTGTCGGGGAGTCTGGCTCAGGAAAAAGTACCTTATTGAAGTCGCTTTCTGGTCGTCAAACACCAGACAGCGGTGAGGTGATTTACTTGCGTGGTGATGCGGATAAGCAAATTTCACAATTGGAAGACTTATATCAGATGGCGGAAAGCCAGCGCCGTCACTTGCTGCGCACAGAGTGGGGCGTGGTGCATCAACATCCAATGGATGGTCTACGTGGCCGAGTATCGGCGGGTGGCAACATTGGTGAGCGTTTGATGGCAGTAGGCGAACGTAACTATGGCGAGATTCGTGAGAAATCGGCGAAATGGCTTAGCGATGTTGAGATCCCAACGGATCGAATGGACGACATGCCGACGACTTTCTCTGGTGGTATGCAGCAAAGATTACAGATCGCCCGCAACCTCGTGACTCACCCTAAGTTGATCTTCATGGATGAGCCGACTGGCGGCTTGGATGTGTCGGTCCAAGCCAAGTTGCTTGATCTTCTTCGTCGCTTAGTCACGGAGCTTGAGTTAGCTGTGGTTATCGTAACTCACGATCTTGCTGTGGCTCGCTTGCTTGCACATCGACTCATGGTAATGCGTCGTAGTGAAGTCGTAGAAAGTGGCCTTACCGATCAAGTGCTTGATGATCCTCAACACCCATATACACAATTGCTGGTTTCTTCTGTATTGCAGAATTAAGGACGATGACATGAATACCAAACTAACCGTAAACAACGTCAGCAAAACCTTTGTGCTGCACAACCAAAATGGCGTTGAGCTGCCTGTACTTACTGGTGCTAACTTTTCCGTAAACAGCGGCGAGTGTGTGGTCCTTCACGGTCACTCTGGCTCAGGTAAATCAACGCTATTGCGTGCGCTCTATGCCAACTACTTGGTGGACTCAGGCTCGATTAATATTGTGCATCAGGGCTGCACGCTAGACCTTGCAAAAGCAACACCAAGAGAAATCATCAATGTACGTAAACACACCATAGGTTGGGTGAGCCAGTTCTTGCGTGTGATTCCGCGTATCAGTGCGCTGGAAGTGGTGATGCAACCTATGTTGGAAATGGGTGGCTGCGTGCAAGAAGCTGAAGAGAGAGCCAAGTTACTGCTGACTCGCCTAAACGTGCCAGAGCATTTATGGCACTTAGCACCTGCGACCTTTTCTGGTGGTGAACAGCAGCGTGTGAACATCGCACGCGGTTTTATTGTTGATTACCCAATCCTACTGCTTGATGAACCAACCGCTTCGCTCGATGCGACCAACAGTGCGGTAGTCGTGAGCTTGATTGAAGAAGCCAAAGCGGGCGGCGCTGCAATCATCGGTATCTTCCATGATGAAGCAACACGAGATTTAGTTGCTGACCGCCTGTATGACGTGAAGCTACAACAAGACATTTCACCAAAACAACTCACTACAGCGTGTGCGTAAAGGGAGCTGACGCAAATGATTATTACCAACGTAAATCTGGTGCTTGAAAATGAAGTGGTACGTGGCTCGGTTGAACTGCGAGACGGCGTGATCGCCAACATGTCTGACTCTACAAGCCAACTTCCGGGTGCCTTTGATGGTGAGAATGGCTTTTTAATGCCGGGTTTGATTGAGCTGCATACAGACAATCTAGAGAAGTACTTCACGCCAAGACCAAAGGTGAACTGGCCACCGCTTTCCGCAATGAGCGCGCATGATACGCAGCTGATAGGTTCAGGCATCACCACAGTGCTCGATGCAGTCGCTTTAGGGGATTACCGAGATGGCAATCGCCAAGAGAACCTCGACCAGTTTATTAATACTGTGGCCGAGAGCCAGAAGCGTGGTTTAACCCGCGCCGAGCACCGTATTCACTTGCGTTGTGAAGTGCCACATTCCACCACGGTTGGTCTGTTTGAGCGTTACGTGAACATGCCAGAAGTGCAGTTAGTCTCCGTAATGGATCACGCTCCAGGCCAGCGTCAGTTTGTGAACCTAGATAAGTACCGCACTTACTATCAAGGTAAATACAACATGACGGATGCTGAGATGGCGGTGTATGAAAAAGACCAAGTTGCTCAGTCTGAACGTTGGTCGAAACAGAATCGTGATGAGATCACTCGTCAGTGCCGTGATTTGAACATTCCAACGGCAAGTCATGAT comes from Vibrio bathopelagicus and encodes:
- a CDS encoding carbon-phosphorus lyase complex subunit PhnI, with protein sequence MYVAVKGGEKAISLAHQLQAKKRRGNPELPELTVEQIQEQLSGSVDRVMTEGGIYDKQLAALAIKQAAGDLVEAIFLLRAYRTTLPRLITAQPIDTSAMRIERRISATYKDLPGGQILGPTYDYTHRLLDFSLLAEGEAPQIPTQDVVDSEPCPQVLGILENLDMMLTEEDDQQVPEDITMNPVNYPCNRSARLQNLVRGDEGFLLALSYSTQRGYGRNHPFAGEIRTGFSTLSIEPEELGFSIDIGEIELTECQMINGFVGNKQQKAKLTRGYGLTFGATERKAMSMALVDRSLQAAEYDEPVDGPAQDEEFVLSHSDNVEAAGFVSHLKLPHYVDFQAELELLRKMHKEHDELMAQPGNDEQGNGEHGGQS
- the phnE gene encoding phosphonate ABC transporter, permease protein PhnE, which gives rise to MTAITQRYEPSSKLSIKNGVIAVITLLVLSWAWQGAEMAPMMFFEHPENMVQLGKDFFPADFSESNVYFSEMLVTIQVGIWGTVLSILLAIPFGILSAENLMPSWVTFPIRRLMDCLRAINEMVFAMLFVVVVGLGPFAGVMALFIHTTGVLAKLFAEAIEAIEPGPMEGVKATGANPFEVILYGVIPQVMPLWISYSLYRLESNIRSATVVGMVGAGGIGVLLWQSISGFQLQQTAAIMSIVIVTVSVIDFVSQIIRKKFI
- the phnK gene encoding phosphonate C-P lyase system protein PhnK, producing MNAVTNMKHEWNQSEQPLLSVSNLTKLYAPGKGFQNVSFDLYPGEVLGIVGESGSGKSTLLKSLSGRQTPDSGEVIYLRGDADKQISQLEDLYQMAESQRRHLLRTEWGVVHQHPMDGLRGRVSAGGNIGERLMAVGERNYGEIREKSAKWLSDVEIPTDRMDDMPTTFSGGMQQRLQIARNLVTHPKLIFMDEPTGGLDVSVQAKLLDLLRRLVTELELAVVIVTHDLAVARLLAHRLMVMRRSEVVESGLTDQVLDDPQHPYTQLLVSSVLQN
- the phnM gene encoding alpha-D-ribose 1-methylphosphonate 5-triphosphate diphosphatase, which translates into the protein MIITNVNLVLENEVVRGSVELRDGVIANMSDSTSQLPGAFDGENGFLMPGLIELHTDNLEKYFTPRPKVNWPPLSAMSAHDTQLIGSGITTVLDAVALGDYRDGNRQENLDQFINTVAESQKRGLTRAEHRIHLRCEVPHSTTVGLFERYVNMPEVQLVSVMDHAPGQRQFVNLDKYRTYYQGKYNMTDAEMAVYEKDQVAQSERWSKQNRDEITRQCRDLNIPTASHDDATSAHVTESKELGMVIAEFPTTVEAAKRSHELGLKVMMGAPNVIRGGSHSGNVAAHELASLGVLDILSSDYYPVSLLDAVFTLVNDERNHLDMAQAVQLATLNPAQALGLHDRGVIAEGKRADLVLAHRVDGHQLVSRVWREGKKVF
- the phnL gene encoding phosphonate C-P lyase system protein PhnL — its product is MNTKLTVNNVSKTFVLHNQNGVELPVLTGANFSVNSGECVVLHGHSGSGKSTLLRALYANYLVDSGSINIVHQGCTLDLAKATPREIINVRKHTIGWVSQFLRVIPRISALEVVMQPMLEMGGCVQEAEERAKLLLTRLNVPEHLWHLAPATFSGGEQQRVNIARGFIVDYPILLLDEPTASLDATNSAVVVSLIEEAKAGGAAIIGIFHDEATRDLVADRLYDVKLQQDISPKQLTTACA
- the phnG gene encoding phosphonate C-P lyase system protein PhnG → MTALKERQKWMSVLAQSQFSELKTRWEALGLEAEYAMVRQPEIGLAQVRARMGSTGRQFNMGDVTVTRAVVKLASGELGYSYLQGRSKPHAELAAVVDALMQNGQQAEVIKAQVIEPLAAMKHERDSERGQEVASSKVDFFTMVRGED
- the phnF gene encoding phosphonate metabolism transcriptional regulator PhnF, whose amino-acid sequence is MPVYLDIASQLEQEVKDRFVPGDYLPPESKLAERFAVNRHTLRRAVDELVSTGLIQRHQGKGNMVIREPSEYRLHSGAHFTKNLIEQGAMPRCEVLQSRLINVSPKIAGYLKIEEGSKVIHIRTLRKTGETPRTIIDHYLANLAWWPILKNFTNGSLHQFIQRGLDTDLERKETRVGAKIPTNEECRLLQISTSTPLLKIKTTNVIKGTQVIAEFSSSNTRADATEIVMEH
- a CDS encoding alpha-D-ribose 1-methylphosphonate 5-phosphate C-P-lyase PhnJ, which encodes MNTATLNAPILNSSTTLNTEDKASQSPVGATGYNYGYLDEQTKRMIRRALLKAVSIPGYQVPFGGREMPMPYGWGTGGVQITAAIIGQPDTLKVIDQGADDTTNAVSIREFFKSIASAQTTEKTTEASIIQTRHRIPEVDLQEDQILVYQVPIPEPLRFIEPRETETRKMHALQEYGIMHVKLYEDIARFGHISTAYAYPVRVNDRYIMDPSPIPKFDNPKMDNMAALQLFGAGREKRIYAVPPYTKVQSLDFEDHPFEIQKWDEPCAICGSKDTFLDEVVMDDQGSHMFVCSDTDYCREQQESSQQLDGIVKEESNA
- the phnH gene encoding phosphonate C-P lyase system protein PhnH, producing MSMISPAFQDAVHDSQQCFRLLLKAMSEPGTVVTLNRCEGFGSMMSAAAQTLLSMADNATPIWLSATLKADHTVTENIKFHVGAPIVEQLQQASFAVISEQDLLEIDWSELTFNLGNEEYPDTSTTIVIEVDSLTSGTELSLSGPGIQSEKIGSFTGLPAGFIAYLKERQSLVKFPLGVDFIFAAEQQVLCLPRTTKVEATSCTLL